A genome region from Triticum aestivum cultivar Chinese Spring chromosome 2B, IWGSC CS RefSeq v2.1, whole genome shotgun sequence includes the following:
- the LOC123047544 gene encoding peroxidase 12, giving the protein MASRTAAATVVVLALVCAVQSSLSVAAATGGLSPDFHAATCPALEHIVADHVWKAFKNDSGVAPALIRILFHDCFPQGCDASVLIEGPGTEQDEIPNRTLRRVALDLIERIRATVHTECKATVSCADITILATRASLIMAGGPRFDVTLGRRDSFFPASKDQVGLLPAPFHPVDTLIKSFGDRGLNVEDLVSLSGAHTFGVAHCPAFHDRFKDGFDTNPAIDRRFATMLRNKCAKDTPEGTLKQNLDVRTPDVFDNKYYFDLIARQGLFKSDQGLMNHTATQRMATRFSLNQDAFFQQFSKSMAKMVNMDLLTGDKGEIRARCAVRGTPPRIESAVTNDDEGIAADM; this is encoded by the exons ATGGCGTCCAGAACAGCAGCGGCGACCGTGGTGGTCCTGGCCTTGGTCTGTGCCGTGCAGTCGTCACTCTCCGTGGCGGCGGCCACCGGGGGTCTGTCCCCTGACTTCCACGCGGCGACATGCCCGGCGCTGGAGCACATCGTGGCGGACCACGTGTGGAAGGCCTTCAAGAACGACTCCGGCGTGGCGCCGGCCCTCATCCGCATCCTCTTCCATGACTGCTTCCCGCAG GGCTGCGACGCGTCAGTGCTCATCGAGGGCCCCGGCACCGAGCAGGATGAGATCCCCAACAGGACGCTCCGCAGAGTGGCGCTGGACCTCATTGAGCGCATCCGGGCCACCGTGCACACCGAATGCAAGGCCACGGTGTCCTGCGCCGACATCACCATCCTCGCCACCCGCGCCTCCCTCATCATGGCCGGCGGGCCCCGCTTTGACGTCACCCTCGGCCGCCGTGACTCCTTCTTCCCGGCGTCCAAGGACCAGGTCGGCCTGCTGCCGGCGCCCTTCCACCCCGTGGACACCCTCATCAAGTCCTTCGGCGACCGCGGCCTCAATGTGGAGGACCTGGTGTCTCTCTCCGGCGCGCACACCTTCGGCGTCGCCCACTGCCCGGCCTTCCATGACCGGTTCAAGGATGGCTTCGACACGAACCCGGCCATCGACCGCAGGTTCGCCACGATGCTGCGGAACAAGTGCGCCAAGGACACCCCCGAAGGCACCCTGAAGCAAAATCTCGACGTGCGCACGCCCGACGTTTTCGACAACAAGTACTACTTCGACCTGATCGCGAGGCAGGGGCTGTTCAAGTCCGACCAGGGGCTGATGAACCACACGGCCACCCAGCGCATGGCCACCCGTTTCTCCCTCAACCAGGACGCCTTTTTCCAGCAGTTCTCCAAGTCCATGGCCAAGATGGTCAACATGGACCTGCTCACGGGCGACAAGGGCGAGATCCGGGCCAGATGCGCCGTCCGCGGCACTCCTCCCCGCATCGAGTCCGCCGTCACCAACGACGACGAGGGGATCGCCGCCGACATGTAA